A window of Paenibacillus phoenicis genomic DNA:
TCGCTTTTACGTCAACAACCGGGAAGCCAGCAAGAACACCGTTCTGCATTGCTTCTTCGATACCTTGTTGAGCAGGTCCGATGTATTCTTTAGGAACAGCACCGCCGACGATTCTGCTGTCGAATTGGTTACCTGTACCTGGTTCGAGCGGTTCAAATTCAACCCAGACGTGACCGTATTGACCACGACCACCGGACTGACGTACGAACTTACCTTCAACGCGAGCCGGAACACGGAACGTTTCACGATAAGCAACCTGAGGTTTACCTACGTTCGTTTCTACTTTGAATTCACGGCGCATCCGATCGATGATGATATCCAGGTGAAGCTCACCCATACCTGCAAGGATCGTTTGTCCCGTTTCTTCATCTGTATGCGCACGAAGCGTTGGGTCTTCTTCCGTCAGTTTTGCAAGTGCAACGCCCATTTTGTCTTGGTCGGCTTTCGTCTTCGGTTCAACCGCGATTTCGATAACCGGCTCTGGGAAGTTCATCGATTCAAGAATAACCGGTGCCTTCTCATCACACAGTGTATCACCTGTACCGGTGTCTTTCAAACCTACAGCTGCAGCAATGTCACCAGCGTATACTTCGTTGATTTCTTGACGGTGGTTCGCATGCATTTGCAGGATCCGGCCGATCCGTTCGCGTTTACCTTTCGTTGCATTCAGCACGTAGGAACCGGATTGCAAAATACCGGAGTATACGCGGAAGAACGTCAGTTTACCCACGTAAGGGTCGGTCATGATTTTAAATGCCAGTGCCGCGAACGGCTCTTCGTCAGAAGAGTGACGTTCTACTTCTGTACCATCTTCCAGATGACCTTTGATGCTTGGTACATCAACTGGGGATGGCAAGTAATCGATGACGGCATCCAGCATCAGCTGAACCCCTTTGTTACGGTAGGAAGAACCGCAGATAACCGGGAAGATTTTAACTTCACAAACGCCCTTACGAAGCGCTGCTTTCAGTTCTTCAACGGTGATTTCCTCGCCTTCGAGGTATTTCATCGTCAAGTCTTCGTCCAGTTCAGCAACCTTCTCTACCAATTCCGCACGAAGTTCTTCAACTTGTGCAGCATATTCAGCAGGAATTTCTACTTCATCGATTTGTTGTCCCAGATCGTCTCTGTAGATATACGCTTTTTGAGAGATGATGTCGATAATCCCGACAAAATCATTTTCCGCACCGATTGGCAGTTGGATAGCCACTGCATTCGCTTGCAGACGATCGCGCATATCTTTAACGACGTTCAGGAAATCCGCACCGATGATATCCATTTTGTTGACGTAGGCAATCCGAGGAACACCATAGCGGTCAGCCTGTCTCCAAACGGTTTCAGACTGCGGCTCAACGCCTTCCTTCGCACTGAACACGCCTACAGCCCCGTCCAATACACGCAGGGAACGTTCGACTTCAACCGTGAAGTCGACGTGTCCCGGGGTATCGATGATATTTACGCGGTGACCTTTCCATTGAGCGGTCGTCGCTGCGGATGTAATCGTGATTCCGCGCTCTTGTTCTTGTTCCATCCAGTCCATCGTTGCCGCACCCTCGTGAACTTCCCCGATTTTGTGCGTACGGCCTGTGTAGAACAAGATCCGTTCCGTCGTGGTTGTCTTACCGGCGTCAATATGCGCCATGATCCCGATATTACGTGTATTTTTCAAGGAGAACTCTCTTGCCATGAATCTGTCTCCCTTCAAAATATAAATTTTGAAATACGGGCGTTATCCTACCAACGGTAGTGCGCGAACGCTTTGTTCGCTTCCGCCATTTTATGCGTATCTTCACGTTTCTTAACGGAAGCGCCTGTGTTGTTGGATGCGTCGATGATCTCGGCAGCCAAACGCTCTTCCATCGTCTTCTCACCGCGAGTGCGGGAGTAGTTTACGAGCCAACGTAATCCCAAGGATGTACGTCTCTCAGGTTTAACCTCAATCGGAACCTGGTAGTTTGCACCGCCGACACGACGAGCTTTAACTTCCAGTACAGGCATAATATTTTTGATCGCTGCTTCAAATACTTCCATTGGGTCATTCCCCGTACGTTCACGGATGATGTCGAACGCATTGTAAAGGATGCTTTGAGCAACGCCGCGTTTACCGTCGAGCATGATGCGGTTGATCAAGCGAGTAACCAATTTGCTGTTATACACTGGATCTGGCAACACGTCTCTCTTAGCAACTGGACCTTTGCGTGGCATAGTTTGTTATCC
This region includes:
- the rpsG gene encoding 30S ribosomal protein S7, whose product is MPRKGPVAKRDVLPDPVYNSKLVTRLINRIMLDGKRGVAQSILYNAFDIIRERTGNDPMEVFEAAIKNIMPVLEVKARRVGGANYQVPIEVKPERRTSLGLRWLVNYSRTRGEKTMEERLAAEIIDASNNTGASVKKREDTHKMAEANKAFAHYRW
- the fusA gene encoding elongation factor G — protein: MAREFSLKNTRNIGIMAHIDAGKTTTTERILFYTGRTHKIGEVHEGAATMDWMEQEQERGITITSAATTAQWKGHRVNIIDTPGHVDFTVEVERSLRVLDGAVGVFSAKEGVEPQSETVWRQADRYGVPRIAYVNKMDIIGADFLNVVKDMRDRLQANAVAIQLPIGAENDFVGIIDIISQKAYIYRDDLGQQIDEVEIPAEYAAQVEELRAELVEKVAELDEDLTMKYLEGEEITVEELKAALRKGVCEVKIFPVICGSSYRNKGVQLMLDAVIDYLPSPVDVPSIKGHLEDGTEVERHSSDEEPFAALAFKIMTDPYVGKLTFFRVYSGILQSGSYVLNATKGKRERIGRILQMHANHRQEINEVYAGDIAAAVGLKDTGTGDTLCDEKAPVILESMNFPEPVIEIAVEPKTKADQDKMGVALAKLTEEDPTLRAHTDEETGQTILAGMGELHLDIIIDRMRREFKVETNVGKPQVAYRETFRVPARVEGKFVRQSGGRGQYGHVWVEFEPLEPGTGNQFDSRIVGGAVPKEYIGPAQQGIEEAMQNGVLAGFPVVDVKATIVDGSYHDVDSSEMAFKIAGSMALKAAKDKCQPVLLEPIMKVEVTVPEEYMGDVMGMLNSRRGRIEGMDSRGGAQIIRAKVPLSEMFGYSTTLRSGTQGRGVFSMELSHYEEVPKNIAEEIVSKHKGAE